One part of the Gemmatimonas sp. genome encodes these proteins:
- a CDS encoding threonine/serine exporter family protein, which yields MPAAAAASVDAPEFAAARRFILQLARQLHQHGTPAHRLEVTLSVLARRLGVQAEFFSTPTSIMVGIGTLEQQRVHLLRVNPGEPNLGHLSRLGEIVRQVMDGEITPAEGLRRIEVMDAEPPAYPTWLVMVAFVLASTAIACFLKLRVGDVAVAAALGLVTAVTVITASRWESTRHVTEPLTAFIVTTLAFTVDGLLGTRTGYATSLAGLAILLPGLTFTVALTELSTRHLASGTARLSGAIVTFLGLGFGLALGAKAGGAAGALLRDLLPVMGGALPRAPLPWWTEWAGLLVAPLAFTVLLSARRQDAPLIVVACAAAYVTSKLAGAAVGEELGAFLGAFVVSAGSNILARVRRRVAMVTQVPGLLILVPGSIGFRSMTSLLGQEVETGIQTAFRVAIVGISLAAGILAGNVVTRAANRIRP from the coding sequence GTGCCCGCAGCGGCCGCCGCATCGGTCGACGCCCCGGAGTTTGCCGCGGCCCGGCGCTTCATCCTGCAGCTCGCGCGGCAGCTGCACCAGCACGGCACCCCGGCGCATCGGCTCGAGGTGACGCTGTCGGTGCTGGCGCGCCGACTGGGGGTGCAGGCGGAGTTCTTCTCCACCCCCACCAGCATCATGGTGGGCATCGGCACCCTCGAACAGCAGCGCGTGCATCTGCTGCGCGTGAATCCCGGGGAGCCCAACCTGGGGCATCTGTCGCGGCTGGGCGAGATCGTGCGTCAGGTCATGGACGGCGAGATCACCCCCGCCGAGGGGCTGCGGCGCATCGAGGTCATGGATGCCGAGCCGCCGGCGTATCCCACGTGGCTGGTGATGGTCGCGTTCGTGCTGGCGTCCACGGCCATCGCCTGTTTCCTCAAGCTGCGGGTGGGCGATGTGGCGGTGGCGGCGGCCCTGGGGCTCGTCACAGCGGTCACGGTAATCACCGCCAGCCGGTGGGAGAGCACGCGTCACGTGACCGAACCGCTCACGGCGTTCATCGTGACCACGCTGGCATTCACCGTAGATGGCCTGCTGGGCACGCGCACGGGGTACGCCACCAGTCTGGCCGGCCTCGCGATCCTGCTGCCCGGCCTCACCTTCACCGTGGCCCTCACCGAGCTGTCCACCCGGCACCTGGCATCGGGCACGGCACGCCTGAGCGGCGCCATCGTCACCTTCTTGGGGCTCGGGTTCGGGCTGGCGCTGGGGGCCAAGGCAGGGGGGGCGGCCGGGGCGCTGCTGCGCGACCTGCTCCCGGTCATGGGGGGGGCGCTGCCGCGGGCGCCGCTTCCCTGGTGGACGGAGTGGGCCGGGCTGCTGGTGGCCCCACTCGCATTTACCGTGCTCCTGAGCGCGCGACGGCAGGATGCGCCGCTCATCGTGGTGGCCTGCGCCGCCGCCTATGTGACGAGCAAGCTGGCTGGCGCGGCGGTGGGTGAAGAGCTGGGCGCGTTTCTGGGGGCCTTCGTGGTAAGTGCCGGCAGCAACATTCTGGCGCGCGTGCGGCGTCGCGTGGCCATGGTCACGCAGGTGCCGGGGCTGCTCATCCTCGTGCCGGGCAGCATCGGCTTTCGCAGCATGACCTCGCTGCTGGGCCAGGAGGTGGAGACGGGCATACAGACCGCCTTCCGCGTGGCCATCGTGGGCATTTCGCTGGCGGCCGGCATTCTGGCCGGCAATGTGGTGACGCGGGCGGCGAATCGGATTCGGCCGTAG
- a CDS encoding MFS transporter — MTAPPPPASSTTAPATAPAAPSLARAWYAVAVLTLANVSGFVDRQILSLLVEPIKRDLHITDTQVSLLAGLGFVLFYSVLGLPIGRWVDRGMRPRIVALGVAVWSLMTAATGMARTFGQLFVARVGVGVGEATLGPAAVSIIADQFPRKLLGTAMSTYMVGTFAGSGVAYALGAYVVGRVDAPGFMTLPLVGAIHPWQTVFFWVGLPGLLIALLALTIREPRAEAAAQAVADRSASAVDARAAAEPVASFGEVMRYVRANARTVGALSFGFAASASVNYAIGFWLATFLIRTHGWTVQQAGTLQGVLTFTIGPIGVMLGGRLNDAWARQGHLDAPLRVGLLGALAMLLCAGLYPVVPSATLVAVLLVPVNVFAAMPWGAANAAIAEAMPPRMRGQGSAIYQLVVNLVSGALGPTAVALLTDRVFGDPQALRWSLAITTVAGMSIALALLAWARPAFVTTVGALRATVTD; from the coding sequence GTGACCGCGCCGCCGCCTCCCGCATCGTCTACCACCGCCCCCGCCACCGCCCCGGCGGCGCCCAGCCTCGCGCGTGCCTGGTATGCGGTGGCCGTGCTCACGCTGGCCAACGTCTCGGGGTTCGTGGACCGGCAGATCCTGTCGCTGCTGGTGGAGCCGATCAAGCGTGATCTGCACATCACCGATACGCAGGTCAGCCTACTCGCCGGGCTCGGCTTCGTGCTCTTCTACTCGGTGCTCGGACTCCCCATTGGCCGCTGGGTCGATCGCGGCATGCGGCCGCGCATCGTGGCGCTGGGCGTGGCAGTGTGGAGTCTCATGACGGCGGCCACCGGCATGGCGCGCACCTTCGGGCAACTCTTCGTGGCGCGCGTGGGCGTGGGGGTAGGGGAAGCCACGCTCGGGCCGGCGGCGGTCTCCATCATTGCCGACCAGTTTCCGCGCAAGCTGCTGGGCACCGCCATGAGCACGTACATGGTGGGCACCTTTGCCGGATCAGGGGTGGCGTACGCGCTGGGCGCGTATGTGGTGGGGCGCGTGGACGCCCCGGGGTTCATGACCCTGCCGCTCGTGGGGGCCATTCATCCGTGGCAGACGGTGTTCTTCTGGGTGGGGCTGCCGGGGCTGCTCATTGCGCTGCTGGCGCTCACCATTCGCGAACCGCGCGCCGAAGCGGCCGCCCAGGCAGTTGCTGACCGCTCCGCCTCGGCTGTGGACGCGCGCGCGGCCGCGGAGCCGGTGGCCTCCTTCGGAGAGGTCATGCGCTACGTGCGGGCCAACGCCCGCACCGTTGGCGCCCTCTCGTTTGGTTTTGCGGCGTCGGCGAGCGTGAACTACGCCATCGGGTTCTGGCTGGCCACTTTCCTCATTCGCACGCACGGCTGGACGGTGCAGCAGGCGGGGACGCTGCAGGGCGTTCTCACCTTCACGATCGGCCCCATCGGTGTCATGCTGGGCGGCCGGCTCAACGATGCGTGGGCGCGGCAGGGGCACCTCGACGCGCCATTGCGCGTGGGGCTCCTGGGGGCGTTGGCCATGCTGCTGTGTGCCGGACTCTACCCCGTGGTGCCCAGTGCCACGCTGGTGGCCGTGCTCCTGGTGCCGGTCAACGTGTTCGCCGCCATGCCGTGGGGCGCGGCCAATGCTGCCATCGCCGAAGCCATGCCGCCGCGCATGCGCGGGCAGGGGAGCGCGATCTATCAGCTGGTGGTGAATCTCGTGAGCGGCGCGCTCGGCCCCACCGCCGTGGCGCTGCTCACCGATCGGGTCTTCGGCGACCCGCAAGCCCTGCGCTGGAGCCTCGCCATTACCACCGTCGCCGGCATGAGCATCGCCCTGGCGCTGCTGGCGTGGGCGCGGCCGGCGTTCGTGACTACGGTTGGCGCGCTGCGGGCCACGGTCACCGACTAA
- a CDS encoding 4'-phosphopantetheinyl transferase superfamily protein: MIRENTVVTRAVVPDVPDEGWDDLLDRAVGSGSLHPLEASFARGLPAPRRATFVAGRQALRDALSTVAPVVGATLDAPILRTHRGAPALPSVVTGSVSHKRTLAMAAVAPRGGTLQHIGLDLERRPQADDLRRPSIARKILTGREFEYVQQWGDDTLVGREHVLVHFALKEAVYKAIDPFVERYVRFTEVELEMAGDGRPEVTLLLPEGSVADVRVEAGWQLDGEWIVAWAESHRERRV; encoded by the coding sequence ATGATCCGTGAGAACACCGTGGTGACCCGCGCCGTCGTGCCCGACGTGCCGGACGAGGGGTGGGACGATCTGCTCGACCGCGCCGTTGGCTCAGGCTCGCTGCATCCCCTGGAGGCGTCGTTCGCGCGCGGCTTGCCTGCCCCACGACGTGCCACCTTCGTGGCCGGCCGGCAGGCCCTGCGCGATGCGCTGAGCACCGTGGCGCCCGTGGTCGGCGCGACACTCGACGCGCCCATTCTGCGCACGCATCGCGGGGCTCCCGCCCTCCCGTCGGTTGTGACAGGCTCGGTGTCGCACAAGCGCACGCTCGCCATGGCGGCGGTGGCCCCGCGCGGCGGCACCCTGCAGCACATCGGGCTCGACCTCGAGCGGCGCCCGCAGGCGGACGACCTGCGGCGCCCGTCCATCGCCCGCAAGATCCTCACCGGGCGTGAATTCGAATACGTGCAGCAGTGGGGCGACGACACGCTGGTGGGGCGCGAGCACGTGCTGGTGCACTTCGCGCTCAAGGAAGCCGTCTACAAGGCCATCGACCCGTTCGTCGAGCGCTACGTGCGTTTCACCGAAGTGGAGCTCGAGATGGCCGGCGATGGTCGGCCGGAGGTGACCCTGCTGCTCCCGGAGGGCTCGGTGGCCGACGTGCGGGTCGAGGCGGGCTGGCAGCTGGACGGCGAGTGGATTGTGGCGTGGGCGGAGAGTCATCGGGAACGGCGCGTGTAA
- a CDS encoding ubiquinone/menaquinone biosynthesis methyltransferase, whose protein sequence is MTEYTPPPEAVLRSLDVEEHLSDPTLKQAFVTPMFDIIAPRYDQFTRWFSFGMDGGWKREALDAARESARRIRPVREALDLATGTGDLAVALARLWPGVQVDALDASPRMIDEAQRRLAQRDPDVLAAVTPMVGDMMALPQADASVDVVTASYAVRNVPDARGAVREMARVLRPGGVLVTLDFYRPDFAPWRALFLGYLQVAGDLVGYLWHRDPVVYGYIARSIAHFMSDRAFSALLHDEGFDVVSVRRYLFGGVARHVARRR, encoded by the coding sequence ATGACGGAATATACCCCGCCCCCGGAGGCCGTGCTCCGGTCACTCGACGTCGAGGAGCACTTGAGCGACCCGACGCTCAAGCAGGCGTTCGTGACCCCCATGTTCGACATCATCGCGCCGCGCTACGACCAGTTCACGCGCTGGTTCTCCTTCGGCATGGACGGCGGGTGGAAGCGCGAAGCGCTCGACGCCGCGCGCGAGTCGGCGCGTCGTATTCGGCCGGTGCGGGAGGCGCTCGACCTTGCCACCGGCACAGGTGACCTCGCCGTGGCGCTGGCGCGGCTCTGGCCTGGCGTACAGGTGGACGCGCTCGACGCCTCGCCCCGCATGATCGACGAGGCGCAGCGACGCCTCGCGCAGCGCGACCCCGATGTGCTGGCTGCCGTGACCCCCATGGTAGGGGACATGATGGCACTACCGCAGGCCGATGCGTCCGTGGACGTGGTCACCGCGAGCTACGCCGTGCGCAATGTGCCCGATGCCCGCGGGGCGGTGCGCGAAATGGCCCGCGTGCTGCGCCCCGGTGGCGTGCTCGTGACGCTCGATTTCTACCGCCCCGACTTTGCGCCGTGGCGCGCGCTTTTCTTGGGGTACCTGCAGGTGGCCGGCGACCTGGTGGGCTACCTGTGGCATCGTGACCCGGTGGTGTACGGTTACATCGCGCGCAGCATTGCGCATTTCATGAGCGATCGCGCGTTCAGCGCGCTGCTGCACGACGAGGGCTTCGACGTGGTGAGCGTGCGGCGGTACCTGTTTGGCGGGGTGGCGCGGCACGTGGCGCGGCGGAGGTAG
- a CDS encoding vitamin K epoxide reductase family protein codes for MSLRKFIAIVALINALVATYLHLWKIGLAGSLACGGTGGCEYIQGSRYGWFLGVDVALIGAVGYTLIFVVATVGSLTQFEDEAWPARALQLLVFPAFLFTLRLKYAEFIILKGFCPWCAVSAVSITVLTALMFVEWKRVTAAPSPAP; via the coding sequence GTGAGTCTTCGCAAGTTCATCGCCATCGTGGCGCTGATCAACGCCCTCGTGGCCACCTATCTGCACCTGTGGAAAATCGGACTCGCCGGGTCGCTGGCCTGCGGGGGGACCGGGGGGTGCGAGTACATCCAGGGGAGTCGGTATGGCTGGTTCCTGGGTGTCGATGTCGCGCTCATTGGTGCGGTGGGCTACACGCTCATCTTCGTGGTGGCCACCGTGGGCTCGCTCACGCAGTTCGAAGACGAGGCGTGGCCGGCGCGCGCGCTGCAGCTGCTGGTGTTTCCCGCGTTTCTCTTCACGCTGCGGCTCAAGTACGCCGAGTTCATCATTCTCAAGGGCTTCTGCCCGTGGTGCGCCGTGTCCGCCGTGTCCATCACGGTGCTCACGGCGCTGATGTTCGTGGAGTGGAAGCGGGTTACGGCAGCTCCGTCTCCCGCACCATGA
- a CDS encoding DUF485 domain-containing protein: protein MTPAPAPPPVASSSPRQAALIATRAVAAQRWRVAALLTAGMVLVYFGFIALVAFQPARLGALVSDGLSVGIVLGACVIVSAWLLTWLYVTWANRVYDPALAALKANHGRADSAATEPTS, encoded by the coding sequence ATGACGCCCGCCCCCGCCCCACCGCCCGTTGCCTCGTCGTCGCCGCGCCAGGCGGCACTGATTGCCACCCGGGCCGTGGCGGCCCAGCGCTGGCGTGTCGCGGCGCTCCTCACCGCGGGCATGGTCCTCGTGTACTTCGGGTTCATCGCCCTCGTGGCCTTTCAGCCCGCCCGGCTCGGCGCGCTCGTGAGCGACGGGTTGTCGGTGGGCATCGTGCTGGGCGCCTGCGTCATCGTGTCGGCGTGGCTGCTCACGTGGCTGTACGTCACGTGGGCGAATCGCGTGTACGACCCGGCGCTGGCGGCGCTCAAGGCCAACCATGGCCGCGCCGATTCGGCCGCCACGGAGCCCACGTCGTGA
- a CDS encoding sodium/solute symporter (Members of the Solute:Sodium Symporter (SSS), TC 2.A.21 as described in tcdb.org, catalyze solute:Na+ symport. Known solutes for members of the family include sugars, amino acids, nucleosides, inositols, vitamins, urea or anions, depending on the system.), with the protein MQTTAAAAAAPATTFGTPDPVAIGFFAVFICVTLGITWWAARRTQTAEHFYAAGRSVTAGQNGFALAGDYMSAASFLGIAGLVSTSGFDGLIYSTGWLVGWPVVLFLIAEPLRNLGRYTFADVVAARLNPVPVRISAAYGTLATIAFYLIAQMVGAGSLIRLLFGIPYESAVLIVGVAMMGYVLFGGMLATTWVQIVKAVLLLGGAALLALLVLSRFGFDPRALFAAAAAQQGAGVLAPGKLVSNPLDAISLGLALMFGTAGLPHILMRFYTVPDAVAARRSVFIATGLIGLFYLMTFILGFGAMVLVGPTAIKSIDAGGNMAAPMLAELLGGRPFLGFIAAVAFATILAVVAGLALSGAAAISHDLWSSVVRKGHPKPGEELKVARLATIGLALVAMALGVAFKGQNVAFMVGLAFAIAASANFPALVLSVFWRRTSTAGAAASMVVGTTATLTLIALSPAVQMDLLHKSSAMFPLKNPALVTIPLSFLTGILVSLLAPDANGDTRYTALEQRLLLGED; encoded by the coding sequence ATGCAGACCACCGCAGCCGCCGCGGCCGCCCCCGCCACCACGTTCGGCACCCCCGACCCGGTGGCCATCGGCTTTTTCGCCGTCTTCATCTGCGTCACCCTGGGCATCACGTGGTGGGCGGCGCGACGTACGCAAACGGCCGAGCATTTCTATGCGGCTGGTCGCTCGGTGACCGCCGGGCAGAACGGCTTTGCCCTCGCCGGCGACTACATGAGCGCCGCCTCGTTCCTGGGGATCGCGGGGCTCGTCTCCACCAGCGGCTTCGATGGCCTCATCTATTCCACGGGATGGCTCGTGGGGTGGCCGGTGGTGCTCTTTCTCATCGCCGAACCGCTGCGCAACCTGGGGCGCTACACCTTCGCCGATGTGGTGGCAGCACGGCTGAATCCGGTGCCGGTGCGCATCAGCGCGGCGTATGGCACGCTGGCTACCATCGCGTTCTATCTCATTGCGCAGATGGTGGGGGCGGGGAGCCTCATCCGCCTGCTCTTCGGCATCCCGTACGAGTCGGCGGTGCTCATCGTGGGCGTGGCGATGATGGGGTACGTGCTCTTCGGCGGCATGCTCGCCACCACGTGGGTGCAGATCGTGAAGGCGGTGCTGCTGCTGGGCGGTGCCGCCCTGCTCGCCCTGCTGGTGCTGTCGCGCTTCGGCTTCGACCCGCGGGCCCTCTTCGCGGCCGCCGCCGCGCAACAGGGCGCGGGCGTGCTGGCTCCCGGCAAGCTGGTCTCCAACCCGCTCGATGCCATCTCCCTCGGGCTCGCGCTCATGTTCGGCACGGCGGGGCTGCCGCACATCCTCATGCGCTTCTACACCGTGCCCGATGCCGTCGCCGCCCGCAGGTCGGTGTTCATCGCCACGGGGCTCATTGGGCTGTTCTACCTCATGACGTTCATCCTCGGCTTCGGCGCCATGGTGTTGGTGGGTCCCACTGCCATCAAGAGCATCGACGCCGGCGGCAACATGGCGGCACCGATGCTGGCCGAGCTGCTCGGCGGACGCCCGTTCTTGGGCTTCATCGCCGCCGTGGCCTTTGCCACCATTCTCGCCGTGGTGGCCGGACTGGCGCTGTCGGGTGCCGCCGCCATTTCCCATGACCTCTGGTCGAGCGTGGTGCGTAAGGGACACCCGAAGCCTGGCGAGGAGCTCAAGGTGGCCCGCCTGGCCACCATCGGCCTTGCGCTCGTGGCCATGGCGCTCGGCGTGGCCTTCAAGGGGCAGAACGTGGCCTTCATGGTGGGGCTGGCGTTCGCCATCGCCGCGAGCGCCAACTTCCCGGCGCTCGTGCTGAGCGTGTTCTGGCGCCGCACCAGCACGGCCGGCGCCGCCGCCAGCATGGTGGTGGGTACCACCGCCACGCTGACGCTCATTGCGCTGTCGCCCGCCGTCCAGATGGATCTGCTGCACAAGAGCAGCGCCATGTTCCCGCTCAAGAACCCGGCGCTGGTCACCATTCCGCTGTCCTTCCTCACGGGCATACTCGTGTCGCTGCTGGCTCCGGATGCCAACGGCGATACCCGCTATACCGCCCTCGAACAGCGGCTCCTGTTGGGTGAAGACTGA
- a CDS encoding GGDEF domain-containing protein, whose protein sequence is MFDRIALRSLFWALLALSSALTVLASAGWLTRPSFVAVAPYLSALSLLVAVTGWRLLHRELLRRMQQDAVLEPRMRRLQDAMQASVDGMFLLRTVRDSSGEIRDFEITDANARGAAMLYRLPTQVTGVRLRRDLDGLGRALFQQYLEAVTFRTAVAEESRVHRRHLNASWVRHQASPTSDGLAVTLQDISRQKREELRLRKASLTDDLTGLHNRRGFMALAEQQLRLARRHAKDSVVLYVDMNGFKDLNDTFGHAVGDRALVEVARLLRRTVRDCDVVARLGGDEFTVLALDADGHGARVMQKRIEDQLASLNARRLLPTPLALTIGCTRVRSTDPANIGELLARADQLLYARKRRRALAAAAATAKPARAPRRTPRTLPTVPIPPDVAAVAMAAARSLPSPVAVAANATTSAAVPATALPLALPMERGVTSPA, encoded by the coding sequence ATGTTCGACCGAATCGCTCTGCGCAGCCTCTTCTGGGCGCTGCTCGCCCTCTCGTCGGCCCTCACCGTCCTCGCGTCGGCCGGGTGGCTCACACGACCCAGTTTCGTCGCTGTCGCGCCATACCTGTCGGCGCTGTCGCTACTCGTCGCCGTGACGGGGTGGCGCCTGCTGCACCGCGAGCTGCTGCGTCGCATGCAGCAGGATGCCGTGCTGGAACCGCGCATGCGCCGGCTGCAGGACGCCATGCAGGCCAGCGTGGATGGCATGTTCCTGCTGCGCACGGTGCGCGACAGCAGCGGGGAGATTCGCGATTTCGAGATCACCGACGCCAACGCGCGCGGTGCGGCGATGCTCTATCGGCTGCCCACCCAGGTGACAGGCGTGCGGTTGCGCCGGGACCTGGATGGGCTGGGACGCGCGCTGTTCCAACAGTATCTCGAGGCCGTCACCTTCCGCACGGCGGTGGCCGAAGAGTCGCGGGTGCACAGGCGCCACCTGAACGCCAGCTGGGTGCGGCATCAGGCCTCCCCCACCAGCGATGGCCTCGCTGTCACCCTGCAGGACATCTCGCGGCAGAAGCGGGAGGAGCTGCGCCTGCGCAAGGCGTCGCTCACCGACGACCTCACGGGCCTGCACAATCGCCGCGGCTTCATGGCGCTGGCCGAGCAGCAGCTGCGGCTCGCGCGCCGTCATGCCAAGGACTCGGTGGTGCTGTACGTGGATATGAACGGCTTCAAGGATCTCAACGACACGTTCGGTCACGCGGTGGGCGATCGCGCCCTGGTGGAAGTGGCGCGCCTGCTGCGCCGCACCGTACGCGACTGCGATGTGGTCGCACGCCTTGGTGGCGATGAGTTCACCGTCCTCGCGCTCGATGCCGACGGCCACGGCGCGCGTGTCATGCAGAAGCGCATCGAGGACCAGCTGGCGTCGCTCAATGCGCGCCGCCTGCTTCCCACCCCGCTCGCCCTGACCATCGGCTGCACGCGCGTGCGCTCAACCGACCCGGCGAACATTGGCGAGCTGCTCGCGCGTGCCGACCAGTTGCTGTACGCCCGCAAGCGTCGTCGCGCGCTCGCTGCCGCAGCCGCCACGGCCAAGCCCGCGCGTGCGCCACGTCGTACGCCGCGCACCCTCCCTACCGTCCCCATTCCGCCCGACGTCGCCGCCGTGGCCATGGCGGCCGCGCGCAGCCTGCCATCGCCGGTGGCCGTTGCCGCCAATGCCACCACCTCGGCAGCGGTCCCGGCAACCGCCCTTCCACTGGCTCTGCCGATGGAGCGCGGCGTTACCAGTCCGGCGTAA